In the genome of Sphingomonas naphthae, one region contains:
- a CDS encoding LLM class flavin-dependent oxidoreductase yields MKFGLFGGASASTTQDASDSMQGLDGFTAYVEEADRLGYYGLFLVEHHFMGTGQISSALSLLAYLAGRTKNIRLGTGVVVLPWHNPVLVAEQVATIDQLSKGRFDFGIGRGYRPNEFACFRVSMEEAHRRYEETYAFLRRAWMSDQRFNHRGEFWSFDDVVIDPPVVQRPHPPMWVGAASEASIARAGREGLNLLLDQIGTPDVVAERIRIYRQAVEQSGRTFQPASVGVTRALHLVANDQEWRAAHELRAKLREQLRAQAGSGSSSFATDKLKTFSDSSLTIDEAALIGYPHEVADKIAVLRDAGVDYVLLADITGSQDSLRIFAEQIMPRFADAAPAKARAA; encoded by the coding sequence ATGAAATTCGGCCTGTTCGGCGGTGCCTCCGCTTCGACCACCCAGGATGCCAGCGATAGTATGCAGGGGCTCGACGGCTTTACGGCCTATGTCGAGGAAGCGGATCGGCTGGGGTATTACGGCCTCTTCCTGGTCGAGCATCATTTCATGGGCACCGGGCAGATTTCATCGGCCCTTTCGCTGCTGGCCTATCTGGCCGGCCGCACCAAAAATATTCGCCTGGGCACCGGCGTCGTCGTGCTGCCGTGGCACAATCCCGTCCTGGTCGCCGAGCAGGTCGCGACCATCGATCAATTGTCCAAGGGCCGCTTCGATTTTGGCATCGGCCGTGGCTATCGGCCTAACGAGTTCGCCTGTTTCCGCGTCTCGATGGAGGAAGCCCATCGCCGTTACGAGGAGACCTACGCCTTCCTGCGCCGCGCCTGGATGAGCGACCAGCGTTTCAATCATCGCGGCGAATTCTGGTCCTTCGACGATGTCGTCATCGATCCGCCCGTGGTGCAGCGGCCGCATCCGCCGATGTGGGTCGGCGCGGCGAGCGAGGCATCGATCGCGCGTGCCGGGCGCGAGGGGCTCAACCTGCTCCTCGACCAGATCGGTACGCCGGATGTGGTGGCGGAACGCATCCGCATCTACCGCCAGGCGGTGGAGCAGAGCGGCCGAACCTTTCAGCCGGCGTCGGTCGGCGTCACTCGCGCCCTCCACCTCGTCGCCAACGATCAGGAATGGCGTGCGGCACACGAATTGCGGGCCAAGCTGCGCGAGCAATTGCGTGCGCAGGCGGGAAGCGGTTCCTCCTCCTTCGCGACGGACAAGCTCAAGACCTTTTCGGATTCGTCGCTGACTATCGATGAGGCCGCGCTGATCGGCTATCCGCATGAGGTGGCCGACAAGATCGCCGTACTTCGCGACGCCGGCGTCGATTATGTGCTGCTGGCCGACATCACCGGATCGCAGGATTCGCTGCGCATCTTCGCCGAACAGATCATGCCACGTTTCGCCGACGCGGCGCCCGCCAAGGCCCGCGCCGCCTGA
- a CDS encoding alpha/beta fold hydrolase produces the protein MRDLFAATSAGRIHCRATGDGPPLFLMHSNGRSAHEFDPLATALADRFTIMSWDMPGQGDSDRLTRHFQVADYVAILLEVVDALCSAPPIIAGSSIGAVFALAAAAEHPDRFAGCIPIELPMTRDGGWWADHWPMVERMFAVPDETPEQVAGRFRAVPADLALRLRMDRHKAGGWTMIDVLWAGRDDADATLDRIRSLRVPTLFLNGIRGVAPDAALLLPTLNPRVQLEIIGDSGHFPQTDDPTATAAAILRHFGG, from the coding sequence TTGAGGGATCTTTTCGCAGCGACCAGCGCAGGACGGATACATTGCCGGGCCACCGGCGATGGCCCCCCGCTCTTCCTGATGCACAGCAATGGGCGGTCCGCTCATGAATTCGATCCGCTCGCAACCGCGCTGGCCGATCGCTTCACGATCATGTCCTGGGACATGCCCGGCCAGGGCGACTCCGATCGGCTGACCCGGCATTTTCAAGTCGCCGATTACGTCGCCATATTGCTCGAGGTGGTGGATGCGCTCTGCTCCGCGCCACCGATCATCGCCGGTTCCTCGATCGGCGCGGTCTTCGCGCTGGCGGCGGCGGCGGAGCATCCCGACCGCTTCGCCGGCTGCATCCCGATCGAACTGCCGATGACACGCGACGGCGGCTGGTGGGCCGATCACTGGCCCATGGTCGAACGGATGTTCGCTGTTCCGGACGAGACCCCCGAACAGGTTGCGGGCCGTTTTCGCGCCGTCCCCGCGGACCTCGCGCTCCGGCTTCGCATGGATCGGCACAAGGCGGGCGGCTGGACGATGATCGACGTGCTGTGGGCCGGCCGCGACGATGCGGACGCAACCCTTGATCGGATCCGCTCGCTCCGGGTGCCGACGCTGTTCCTCAACGGCATTCGGGGCGTGGCGCCCGATGCCGCGTTGCTGCTGCCGACACTCAATCCGCGCGTGCAACTCGAGATCATCGGCGACAGTGGCCACTTCCCCCAGACCGATGATCCCACCGCCACGGCGGCGGCGATCCTGCGGCATTTCGGAGGCTGA
- a CDS encoding flavin reductase family protein → MKLALRRFAKSVTVVTTRWQGERLAMSATAVVELSLDPPSLVLCINRTASLAVPIVQGAVFAINVLGDAHDELPLRCIAPFRGEERFALGEWREERGVPVLADAQAWFVCHADRVIDHGTHHVVIAAVDGVASSGAVRPMVYVDGGMFRTVAFA, encoded by the coding sequence ATGAAGCTGGCGCTCCGGCGCTTTGCCAAATCGGTGACGGTAGTGACGACGCGCTGGCAGGGCGAGCGTCTGGCGATGTCGGCGACGGCGGTCGTGGAACTAAGCCTGGACCCGCCGTCGTTGGTCCTGTGCATCAATCGCACCGCGAGCCTCGCCGTGCCGATCGTGCAGGGCGCGGTCTTCGCAATCAACGTGCTGGGCGACGCGCACGACGAACTGCCTTTGCGCTGTATCGCGCCATTCAGGGGCGAGGAGCGGTTCGCGCTGGGTGAATGGCGAGAGGAGCGGGGTGTGCCGGTTCTGGCCGATGCCCAGGCCTGGTTTGTCTGTCACGCCGATCGCGTGATCGATCATGGCACCCATCATGTCGTGATCGCTGCCGTGGACGGGGTCGCTTCGTCCGGCGCGGTGCGGCCGATGGTCTATGTCGATGGCGGCATGTTCCGCACCGTCGCCTTTGCCTGA
- a CDS encoding cupin domain-containing protein: MSAQLHTSSGAGVYAYDMPNLPWQETGRPGIRQKAIRADRASGHFLGLVAFEPMISSGVHQHHGPATSLMLGGSLSDYQDNYGRDTITINLDGTTHDAITWEGCSFVSRLEGATSYLPANAGQGAGHVGAGEAIFANPRPEEMPALDFPLRSARQYATSIARLSRRMLFDYSIAKENHRFVELTLWPDMRIPAHRVTALTEWMVLAGGATINNVPVPIGAVVVIEAGTEVSIESQFGCRLLAWADGPITWSEGQSLPDIYGF; the protein is encoded by the coding sequence ATGAGCGCGCAGTTACACACGTCGAGCGGTGCCGGCGTCTATGCCTATGATATGCCCAATTTGCCCTGGCAGGAGACTGGTCGCCCCGGCATTCGACAGAAGGCGATCCGGGCCGATCGCGCATCCGGCCACTTCCTTGGGCTCGTCGCGTTCGAGCCGATGATTTCGTCCGGGGTTCATCAGCACCATGGCCCGGCGACGAGCTTGATGCTCGGGGGCTCGCTGAGCGACTATCAGGACAATTACGGCCGCGACACCATAACCATCAACCTCGACGGCACGACGCACGATGCGATCACCTGGGAAGGCTGCTCCTTCGTGTCGCGGCTGGAGGGGGCAACCAGTTATCTGCCGGCCAACGCGGGGCAGGGGGCGGGGCATGTCGGGGCGGGCGAAGCGATCTTCGCCAATCCCCGACCCGAAGAAATGCCCGCGCTCGACTTTCCCCTGCGATCGGCGCGGCAATATGCGACCTCGATCGCGCGGCTCTCGCGGCGCATGCTGTTCGATTACAGTATCGCCAAGGAAAACCACCGCTTCGTCGAGCTGACGTTGTGGCCCGACATGCGCATTCCCGCGCATCGAGTGACGGCGCTCACCGAATGGATGGTGCTGGCTGGTGGGGCCACGATCAACAATGTGCCGGTGCCGATCGGGGCGGTGGTGGTGATCGAGGCCGGCACGGAGGTTTCGATCGAAAGCCAGTTCGGCTGCCGCCTGCTGGCATGGGCGGACGGGCCGATCACCTGGTCCGAGGGGCAATCCCTGCCGGATATCTACGGCTTCTGA